CATGAAGGGTGCCCGGCAGGCAATCCGGGGGCGTTGACCGGCAACTCGCTGTCATGTGCTGCGGACGACCCGAGCGGGATTGCCCACCGCGACCATACTGGCAGGGATGTCGCGAGTGACTACTGAGCCTGCGCCGATCACGGTGTGGTCGCCGATGGTGACACCAGGGCAGACAATCACTCCCCCACCCAGCCACACGTTCTCACCCAGGGTGACGGGTTTTGCCGCTTCCAGTTTGTCGCGGCGAGGCTGGGGGTCTATGGGGTGCGTGGGTGTCAGGAGTTGCACGTTCGGCCCTATCTGACAGTCATCCCCAATGGTGATCCGGGCGACATCGAGGGCGGTGAGTCCGCTGTTGATGAAAGTCCTTGCTCCGATGTGGATGTTCTCGCCATAGTCCACTGAGATTGGAGGCTTGATCCAGGTTCCCTCGCCCAGGCTTCCCAGCAGCTGTCTCAGGATCTCATGCGAGCGGGACTTGTCATCTGCGATCACGGCCTGGTGATACTCGTGGCACAGTCTCATGGCTGACTTGGCGATCCTCGCGTTCTCTGGGTCGTCGGCGATGTACAAGTCCCCTGCCAGCATGCGTTCCCGGTCCGTGCGAGAATCGCCTGCGAAGTAGTCCGTCCTCATGCCCCGGATCCTACGTTTCACTGGTAACTTTCCGGGCGTGGCACATCTGGTCAACCTGGAATCGGTCCTGCACGCATTCGGCGCCCATGCCCTGCCGGATGGTCCGTGCCTCCTGGGCCCACCCCCGCGAGGATGCGCATCACAGCTTCCCCAGGGCTCTAGACCACAGGGCCTTTCCTTGCCAGCACATAGCTGGGGTGTGCTGCGGCGCATGAGAGGCGGCTGCTGATGGCCACGCCGCTGCTCGGTGCTGAGTCGCTACACCTGGAATACCCAACCCGGGTGGTGTTCGACTCCGTGAGCCTGGGGATCGAGGAGGGTGACCGGATCGGCATCGTTGGCCGTAACGGCGATGGGAAGTCGAGCCTGCTGGGGATGCTCACCGGCATGATCGAGCCACAGAAAGGCCGGATCACGCGGCGCGGGAATGTGCGCTTCGGCGCCTTGACGCAGCACGATGACCTGGATGATGCTGCGACGGTGGGCTTCTCGATCGTGGGGGATCGTCCTGACCATGAGTGGGCAGGGGATCCGAGGACCCGCGATGTGATCGGCGGTCTGGTCGCTGATGTTGCCTGGGACGCAGGGATCGGTGAGTTGTCGGGCGGCCAGCGGCGCCGTGTCGCTCTTGCCGCGCTGCTGATCGGCGACTGGGAGTTGCTGGCGTTGGATGAGCCTACGAACCATCTCGATGTGGAGGGAATCGCATGGCTTGCGAGGCACCTGAACTCACGCTGGACGAAGAATTCTGGCGGCTTGATGGTCGTCACGCATGATCGCTGGTTCCTCGACGAGGTCTGCACCGAGACCTGGGAGGTCCACGACGGCATCGTCGAGCCGTTCGAGGGCGGCTACGCGGCCTATGTGCTGCAGCGGGTCGAACGGGACCGGATGGCTGCAGCGGCAGAGGCGAAACGCCAGAACCTGATGCGCAAGGAGCTGGCGTGGCTGCGCCGGGGCGCTCCGGCCCGGACATCGAAGCCGAAGTTCCGTATCGACGCGGCGAATCAGCTGATCTCGGATGTGCCTCCGGTGCGGAACCCGATCGAGCTGCAGGCGATGGCGGTTGCCCGGTTGGGCAAGGACGTCGTCGACCTGGAAGACGCCAGCGTCTCCTACGGCGAGAACCAGGTGCTGCGTGGTGTGACATGGCGGATCGCACCAGGGGAACGTACCGGAATCTTAGGGGCGAACGGAACCGGCAAGTCCACTTTGCTCGGCCTCATCTCCGGTGACATCACTCCCTCCTCGGGACGGGTGAAGCGAGGCAAGACAGTGCAGCTGGGGGTGCTGGATCAGCAGTTCTCCCAACTCGCGGACATCGGCGAGGACAGGGTTCGTGAGGTCCTGGCCAGGACCAAGACAACATTCATGGTCGACGGGAGGGAGCTGACCCCAGCACAGTTACTGGAGCGGCTGGGTTTCGCCCGTGAACACCTATCGGCTCGTGTCGGTGACCTCTCCGGAGGGCAGAAACGCCGTCTCCAGCTACTGCTGATGTTGCTGAGCGAACCCAATCTGATCTGCCTGGACGAGCCCACAAACGACGTCGACTCTGACATGCTGGCCGCCTTGGAGGATCTGCTGGATTCTTGGCCGGGAACCCTGATCGTGGTCTCCCATGACCGATATCTGCTGGAACGGATCACTGATCAGCAGTACGCCATCATGAGCGGTCAGCTGCGACATCTTCCAGGTGGGGTTGACGAGTATCTTGCCCTGGCGGCGGGACGGAAAACCAGCAAGGCTGACTCACCCTTGGCCGCCACAGGGAGGGGTGCTGCGAAGATGTCATTGCTGGGTGGTGCGCAGGAGCGGGCACTACGCAAGGAACTCGCTTCTGTCGAGCGGCGCCTGGACAAGCAGGCGGATGTGATCAAGAAGATCCACGAGAAGATGGCTACCCACGATCAGACTGACTACGCCGGCCTCCAGAGGCTGACAGAAGAGCTCCAGAATGCGGAGTCGGAGAACCAGG
The sequence above is drawn from the Arachnia rubra genome and encodes:
- a CDS encoding sugar O-acetyltransferase is translated as MRTDYFAGDSRTDRERMLAGDLYIADDPENARIAKSAMRLCHEYHQAVIADDKSRSHEILRQLLGSLGEGTWIKPPISVDYGENIHIGARTFINSGLTALDVARITIGDDCQIGPNVQLLTPTHPIDPQPRRDKLEAAKPVTLGENVWLGGGVIVCPGVTIGDHTVIGAGSVVTRDIPASMVAVGNPARVVRST
- a CDS encoding ABC-F family ATP-binding cassette domain-containing protein, with amino-acid sequence MATPLLGAESLHLEYPTRVVFDSVSLGIEEGDRIGIVGRNGDGKSSLLGMLTGMIEPQKGRITRRGNVRFGALTQHDDLDDAATVGFSIVGDRPDHEWAGDPRTRDVIGGLVADVAWDAGIGELSGGQRRRVALAALLIGDWELLALDEPTNHLDVEGIAWLARHLNSRWTKNSGGLMVVTHDRWFLDEVCTETWEVHDGIVEPFEGGYAAYVLQRVERDRMAAAAEAKRQNLMRKELAWLRRGAPARTSKPKFRIDAANQLISDVPPVRNPIELQAMAVARLGKDVVDLEDASVSYGENQVLRGVTWRIAPGERTGILGANGTGKSTLLGLISGDITPSSGRVKRGKTVQLGVLDQQFSQLADIGEDRVREVLARTKTTFMVDGRELTPAQLLERLGFAREHLSARVGDLSGGQKRRLQLLLMLLSEPNLICLDEPTNDVDSDMLAALEDLLDSWPGTLIVVSHDRYLLERITDQQYAIMSGQLRHLPGGVDEYLALAAGRKTSKADSPLAATGRGAAKMSLLGGAQERALRKELASVERRLDKQADVIKKIHEKMATHDQTDYAGLQRLTEELQNAESENQALEESWLELSEQLG